A single region of the Leishmania donovani BPK282A1 complete genome, chromosome 19 genome encodes:
- a CDS encoding RNA binding protein, putative, which produces MADYNAAGDGTAVVDDNVPPGITTKQDEIIQYVAKYVVASCDGARYQDKVRTRTKHNPYFDFLNAKHPYHQYYQYLLESYRHWMRNSEAVGAGTWGGGVDAMQGQGQQQQWNEEDYYQYYGAYAGQASGIEFQGNAAAQLGERSSYVDASSSAHAQNASSGVDPTLYEPESVTVTGYGAGYDPSAVGPEPAQAATTAGSGEAQAEEDEDDEYELVMENGQWVSRKRM; this is translated from the coding sequence ATGGCGGACTACAACGCAGCAGGTGACggcacggcggtggtggacgaCAACGTGCCGCCAGGCATCACGACGAAGCAGGACGAAATCATCCAGTACGTGGCCAAGTACGTGGTCGCATCGTGTGACGGGGCGCGATATCAAGACAAGgttcgcacacgcacaaagcaTAATCCGTACTTCGATTTCCTCAACGCCAAGCACCCGTACCACCAGTACTACCAGTACCTCCTCGAGTCCTACCGGCATTGGATGCGCAATAGCGAGGCAGTCGGGGCGGGGACgtggggcggcggtgtcgatGCGATGCAGGGccaggggcagcagcagcagtggaacGAGGAAGACTACTACCAGTACTACGGCGCCTACGCTGGACAGGCGAGCGGCATTGAATTTCAGggcaacgccgctgctcagctTGGCGAGCGAAGCAGCTATGTGGACGCATCTAgctccgcgcacgcgcagaacgccagcagcggcgtcgatcCCACCTTGTATGAGCCGGAATCAGTCACTGTCACGGGCTATGGCGCTGGCTACGACCCCTCGGCGGTAGGCCCGGAGCCGGCTCAGGCGGCAACGActgcaggcagcggcgaagctcaggccgaggaagacgaagacgacgagtACGAGCTAGTCATGGAAAACGGGCAGTGGGTGTCACGCAAGCGGATGTAG
- a CDS encoding peroxisome assembly protein, putative, translating to MFESNLLSQINTSSPLPTVVEVQFTTSINQTLYKAFQFAHTLLAEKSDRAAVLLPWSDEIYLALSGMMERLMLEHADTTFSEMIFALRRAEVDGPLAAAPPLSSSSAAASGPSSPGLRPGARGRYLRWLLLGPPPVTTPEERAMNFINDGVSSQLRVHASAPADAAVAAIVSPDMATPTPLMDAGATDSTAAVGSAADAAALSQLKSVELLKAEHAPYGYLRFKTLSRRNKVISLLLLTLKPYLERKAEQWYVRNTDTSVDAVAMRNAYAYRYPHRAALLHFLAKYVYPIYHVMKQGSRFLYMMCFLLEMTPYTSPLHRVFGIALRRSTLEDSLATGPRAQRALLVARVVLILVFCGFRLLDFTRNADGASSPRQIREEGLPIPPPPVLGSDVPLPEDRSSLPKAGECPVCRRHVTNAAVCLISGIVGCYPCLQGYVQEQRACPVTHQSMGVEQIRRVFEC from the coding sequence ATGTTCGAGAGCAACCTCCTCTCGCAGATCAACACCtcgtcaccgctgccaaCAGTGGTCGAGGTGCAGTTCACCACCAGCATCAACCAGACCCTCTACAAGGCATTCCAGTTTGCTCACACGCTGCTCGCGGAGAAGAGTGACCGggcggctgtgctgctgccgtggagTGATGAGATATACTTGGCTTTGTCGGGAATGATGGAGCGGCTGATGCTGGAGCACGCTGACACCACCTTCTCCGAGATGATATTTGCCCTGCGTcgcgcggaggtggacgggccgctcgccgctgccccaccactctcctcgtcatccgccgccgcgtctggGCCATCTTCGCCAGGGCTGCGGCCTGGTGCGCGTGGTCGGTACCTtcgctggctgctgctggggccACCGCCGGTGACCACTCCGGAAGAGCGCGCCATGAACTTCATCAACGACGGTGTCTCCTCACAGCTGCGCGTTCACGCCAGCGCACcggcagacgccgccgtcgcggcgatCGTGTCGCCGGATATGGCGACGCCCACGCCGCTCATGGATGCCGGCGCCACAgactcgacggcggcggtggggagcgcggcggacgccgcggcgctctcgcagcTGAAGTCCGTCGAGCTTCTCAAGGCTGAGCACGCTCCGTACGGCTACCTGCGCTTCAAGACGCTTAGCCGTCGCAACAAGGtcatctctctcctcctcttgaCGCTCAAGCCGTACCTGGAACGAAAGGCGGAGCAGTGGTACGTGCGCAACACCGACACCtccgtcgacgccgtcgccatgcGGAACGCGTATGCTTACCGCTACCCGCACCGAGCGGCCCTCTTGCACTTCCTCGCGAAGTACGTCTACCCCATCTACCACGTCATGAAGCAGGGGTCACGGTTCCTGTACATGATGTGCTTCCTGCTGGAGATGACGCCCTacacgtcgccgctgcatcgcgtCTTCGGCatcgcgctgcgccggagTACCCTCGAGGACTCGCTTGCGACGGGCCcccgtgcgcagcgcgcgctgcttgtCGCGCGCGTCGTGCTGATTCTCGTCTTCTGCGGCTTCCGGCTGCTAGACTTCACACGGAACGCTGACGGGGCATCCTCGCCACGTCAGATCCGGGAAGAGGGGCTTCCGAttccgccgccaccagtGCTTGGCAGCGacgtgccgctgccagaGGACCGAAGCAGCCTCCCGAAAGCTGGTGAGTGCCCCGTCTGCCGCAGACACGTTACGAACGCGGCGGTCTGTCTCATCAGCGGCATCGTGGGCTGCTACCCTTGCCTGCAAGGGTACGTGCAAGAGCAACGAGCGTGTCCTGTCACGCACCAGTCGATGGGGGTGGAGCAGATCCGCCGAGTTTTCGAGTGCTAa